A DNA window from Porphyromonas gingivalis ATCC 33277 contains the following coding sequences:
- the rnc gene encoding ribonuclease III: protein MTAMLSLSSYLSRLPWRKPRGSFVLLSDILGFKPSRIAFYELAFRHSSCSLVDDEGYRLNNERLEFLGDSVLATAISGYLYRQHPHWDEGDMSQRRSAIVKRQINNVVAKKLRLDRFLIVRGEISQMSSDIMGNTLEALIGAIYLDKGYQAAEKFVLTRFIPVFHELEDSLTDTTTNYKSLLLEWAQKHHLNLEFRLISEPKRAHGHFNYAVFVDGHRIGSGIGMNKKEAHQNAAHDALEKLKRARDYRQKKKSSSSSEPE, encoded by the coding sequence ATGACTGCAATGTTGTCTTTGAGTTCATACCTATCAAGACTCCCTTGGCGAAAGCCGAGGGGGTCTTTTGTTTTGCTTTCGGATATTCTTGGCTTCAAACCAAGTCGGATTGCTTTTTATGAGCTGGCTTTTCGGCATAGTTCGTGCAGTCTGGTCGATGACGAAGGCTACCGACTGAATAACGAACGCTTAGAATTTTTGGGAGACTCCGTTCTTGCCACTGCTATCAGCGGTTATTTATATCGCCAACATCCTCACTGGGATGAAGGGGATATGAGTCAGCGTCGCAGCGCGATTGTCAAAAGACAGATCAACAATGTAGTGGCAAAAAAGCTCAGATTGGATCGTTTTCTGATTGTCCGTGGCGAAATATCTCAGATGAGTTCTGATATTATGGGCAATACACTGGAAGCCCTTATCGGAGCAATCTATCTGGACAAAGGATACCAAGCAGCGGAAAAGTTTGTCCTTACACGCTTCATTCCCGTCTTTCATGAATTGGAAGACAGCCTGACGGATACTACTACGAATTACAAATCCCTTCTACTTGAATGGGCACAGAAGCACCACTTGAATCTGGAATTTCGTCTTATTTCCGAGCCTAAGCGTGCTCACGGACATTTCAATTACGCTGTGTTTGTGGATGGCCATCGTATCGGTAGCGGAATCGGCATGAATAAGAAAGAAGCTCATCAGAATGCTGCACATGATG
- the fabF gene encoding beta-ketoacyl-ACP synthase II has translation MELKRVVVTGLGAITPLGNSAPETWESLVAGKSGAGPITLFDASKFKTQFACEVKGFDPLQHFDRKEVRKLDRYAQLAQVAADESVKDSGLDLDQLDKNRVGVIVSAGIGGLTTFESEVRDYNPENGPRFNPFFIPKMISDIAAGQISIKYGFHGPNYSIASACASSTNALIDACHLIRLGKANVIIAGGSEASICAAGVGGFNAMNALSTRNDAPQEASRPFSASRDGFVMGEGAACIVLEELEHALKRGARIYAELVGTGLSADAYHLTASHPDGLGAKLVMTNAIEDAGLKPEDIDYVNVHGTSTPVGDISEAKAIKDVFGEHAYKLNISSTKSMTGHLLGAAGAVEAMVCVKSVHEDIVPPTINHQDDDRDPEIDYNLNFTFNEAQKRQVRVALSNTFGFGGHNASVVFKKFEK, from the coding sequence ATGGAACTGAAAAGAGTAGTAGTAACAGGGTTAGGAGCCATTACTCCGCTTGGCAACTCTGCTCCCGAAACGTGGGAAAGCTTAGTGGCAGGCAAGAGTGGAGCCGGACCTATCACGCTCTTTGATGCCTCCAAGTTCAAAACGCAGTTCGCCTGCGAAGTGAAGGGTTTTGACCCTTTGCAACATTTTGACCGCAAGGAGGTGCGTAAGTTAGACCGCTACGCGCAACTTGCACAAGTAGCGGCCGATGAGAGTGTAAAAGACTCCGGCCTCGATTTGGACCAATTGGACAAGAATCGTGTGGGAGTGATCGTTTCTGCCGGAATCGGTGGTCTGACGACTTTTGAAAGTGAAGTGCGCGACTATAATCCGGAGAACGGGCCTCGTTTCAATCCGTTTTTCATCCCCAAGATGATCTCCGATATTGCAGCCGGCCAGATCTCGATCAAATACGGCTTCCATGGTCCTAACTATTCCATCGCATCCGCATGCGCTTCCTCTACCAATGCTCTGATCGATGCTTGCCATCTGATCCGCTTAGGCAAAGCCAATGTAATCATTGCAGGAGGCTCTGAGGCGTCGATTTGCGCTGCCGGAGTGGGAGGTTTCAATGCAATGAATGCTCTCTCCACTCGCAACGATGCTCCACAAGAGGCCAGCCGCCCCTTCAGTGCCAGTCGTGACGGGTTTGTAATGGGTGAAGGAGCAGCATGTATAGTTCTCGAAGAACTGGAACATGCTCTTAAACGCGGTGCCCGCATCTATGCCGAATTGGTGGGAACAGGTCTTTCAGCCGATGCATATCACCTGACGGCAAGTCATCCTGACGGGTTGGGAGCCAAGCTGGTTATGACAAACGCTATCGAAGATGCTGGATTGAAGCCGGAGGATATTGACTACGTCAATGTACACGGTACTTCTACTCCTGTTGGGGACATTTCAGAGGCGAAAGCTATCAAGGATGTCTTCGGAGAACATGCTTATAAGCTGAACATCAGTTCTACCAAGAGTATGACAGGACATCTTCTCGGAGCTGCCGGAGCTGTAGAAGCTATGGTGTGCGTTAAGTCTGTCCACGAGGATATCGTTCCGCCTACGATCAACCATCAGGACGACGATCGCGATCCGGAAATCGATTATAACCTGAACTTTACATTCAACGAAGCACAAAAGCGTCAGGTACGTGTAGCCCTGTCCAATACTTTTGGATTCGGAGGACATAATGCCAGCGTTGTATTCAAGAAGTTCGAGAAATAA
- a CDS encoding acyl carrier protein, with product MSEVEKKVIDLVVDKLNVEASEVTREASFSNDLGADSLDTVELMMNFEKEFNMSIPDDQAQEIKTVGDAIDYIEKNLK from the coding sequence ATGTCTGAAGTAGAAAAAAAAGTGATCGACCTCGTAGTTGACAAATTGAATGTAGAAGCTTCTGAAGTAACGCGTGAAGCCAGTTTCTCAAATGACCTCGGAGCAGACTCTCTTGATACAGTTGAGTTGATGATGAATTTCGAAAAGGAATTCAACATGTCTATCCCTGACGACCAAGCACAGGAGATCAAGACTGTCGGCGACGCTATCGACTATATCGAAAAAAACCTGAAGTAA
- a CDS encoding phosphoribosylglycinamide formyltransferase produces MRKVAVLASGNGSNAENLCHFFAQRGSASLAVILSNHSDAGVMARAHRLKIPAYSFTTQEMLEGSKPIALLKELGIDLIVLAGYMCYITAPYLESFPDRIVNIHPALLPKFGGKGMYGHHVHEAVLAAREKESGITIHLVDGHYDHGKILRQAICPVLPEDTPDTLAERIHALEYAHYPEAIEEYLLRLPTES; encoded by the coding sequence ATGAGAAAAGTAGCGGTTTTAGCTTCCGGTAATGGCTCAAATGCAGAAAATCTGTGTCATTTCTTTGCCCAAAGAGGTTCGGCAAGCTTGGCTGTGATCCTCAGCAACCACTCCGATGCAGGAGTTATGGCACGTGCCCATCGGCTGAAAATACCGGCTTATTCGTTTACTACCCAAGAGATGCTCGAAGGATCGAAGCCCATTGCCCTCTTGAAAGAATTAGGGATAGACCTGATCGTGCTGGCCGGCTATATGTGCTATATAACCGCACCTTACTTGGAATCCTTCCCCGATAGGATCGTCAATATCCATCCTGCATTATTGCCCAAGTTCGGCGGAAAGGGAATGTACGGACACCACGTACACGAGGCCGTCCTTGCTGCAAGGGAAAAAGAAAGCGGCATCACCATTCATCTTGTCGATGGACATTACGATCACGGCAAAATCCTCCGTCAAGCTATCTGTCCGGTCCTTCCGGAAGATACTCCGGATACGCTGGCCGAAAGGATCCACGCTTTGGAATATGCACACTATCCGGAAGCTATAGAGGAATACCTGCTCCGACTTCCTACGGAATCATGA
- a CDS encoding peroxiredoxin family protein, with protein sequence MKYSFPMSKPSNILYYIVAGFVLFLSLSCSRASDVCHLKLNLSNLSRGDSVLALRIEGEGSFRTEEIHVTPPKAQIRHEIKGDVSRILLYFNEGNNVLRLYPEKGEDIKITLDADQPLLPKIKGGSTHATLNEFMQTAEEEIHRYQDHLRTTDFPSKAKAFRDLRLKALDFYLSHPDATGINRLAEEYDLFDIDLIRRSGISMHRLPPSLDSILSRNKSYAVGRLAPDFLVKDIDQRSFTLSWYRGQDVLLLFTNKPDSTTATSLKVWRDKEGKTKPETLTLSLFAPDSSLRKLIRKLALPGRVASDSIGQVSTLLKRYGIDSLPYTIHIDTAGNIRSRHAGYSLQ encoded by the coding sequence ATGAAATACTCCTTCCCAATGTCCAAGCCATCCAACATACTATATTATATAGTAGCAGGTTTTGTCCTGTTCCTTTCTCTCTCATGCAGTAGAGCATCTGATGTTTGCCACCTCAAACTGAATCTCTCCAATCTCAGCCGAGGCGATTCGGTTCTGGCTCTGCGAATTGAAGGGGAAGGCTCCTTTCGCACAGAAGAGATACACGTTACTCCGCCCAAGGCACAGATTCGACACGAAATCAAAGGCGATGTTAGTCGCATTCTATTATATTTCAACGAGGGCAATAACGTGCTCCGGCTCTATCCTGAAAAGGGAGAAGATATTAAAATCACTCTCGATGCCGACCAACCCCTCCTGCCTAAAATAAAAGGAGGAAGTACACATGCCACACTGAACGAGTTCATGCAAACTGCAGAGGAAGAGATCCATCGCTATCAGGATCATCTCCGAACCACCGACTTCCCCTCCAAAGCAAAAGCCTTCAGAGACTTGCGGCTCAAAGCCCTTGACTTCTATCTTTCCCATCCCGATGCCACCGGTATAAACAGATTAGCGGAGGAATACGACCTTTTCGACATAGACCTCATTCGCCGCTCCGGTATCTCGATGCACCGGCTTCCCCCGTCTCTTGATTCCATCCTTAGCCGGAATAAGTCGTACGCAGTCGGCCGTTTGGCTCCGGACTTCCTTGTCAAGGATATTGATCAGCGATCTTTCACTCTTTCCTGGTATAGGGGACAAGATGTGCTTTTGCTCTTCACGAACAAGCCTGACTCCACTACCGCTACATCATTGAAAGTATGGAGAGATAAAGAAGGAAAGACAAAGCCGGAAACCCTTACTCTCTCGCTCTTTGCACCGGACTCATCTCTCCGTAAACTCATCAGGAAGTTGGCTTTGCCCGGACGTGTGGCATCGGATAGTATCGGACAGGTATCGACACTTCTCAAGCGATATGGCATAGACAGTCTTCCATATACTATCCACATCGACACAGCCGGAAATATCCGTAGCCGCCATGCAGGCTACAGTCTCCAATAG